CCGACCACGAGCTCGAGACGCTCGTCACTGACGCCCAGCGAGACGCGGCGAAGGCCGGCCGGAGCACCCGGGCTACAGGAACGGACCGGGCAGCCAACGACGACTGACGCACGAACTCGTGCGCTCAGCCCGGTTCAGCCGACCGAGACGTCCAGGGAGCGCCTCGACCCGCGAGCAGGTTGCCCGGCCGGGGCGCCGGCCTTCTTCAGGTCGGCGCGCAGCTCGCGCGGCAGCGAGAACATCAGGTCCTCGGTCGCGGTACGCACCTCGTCGATGTCGCCGAAGCCCCACTCCTCGAGCCTGCTGATCACGTCGCGCACGAGGATCTCCGGCACCGAGGCGCCCGAGCTCAGCCCGACACTGCGCGCACCCTCGAACCACGCCGGATCGAGATCCTCGGCCGTGTCCACCCGGTAGGAGGAGCGGGCGCCCGCCTCGAGCGCCACCTCCACCAGCCGCACCGAGTTGGAGGAGTTGGCCGACCCCACCACGATCATCACATCGGCGTCCGGCGCGATCTTCTTCACGGCGACCTGACGGTTCTGGGTGGCGTAGCAGATGTCGTCGCTGGGCGGGTCCTGCAGCGAGGGGAACTTCTCCCGCAGCCGGCGCACGGTCTCCATCGTCTCGTCCACCGACAGGGTGGTCTGGGACAGCCAGACGACGCGCTCGGGGTCACGCACGGTGACCTGGTCGACGGCGTCGGGCCCGTCCACGAGCTGGATGTGCTCGGGGGCCTCCCCCGCCGTCCCCTCGACCTCCTCGTGACCGTCGTGACCGATGAGCAGGATGTCGTAGTCACCCTTGGCGAAGCGCACCGCTTCCTTGTGCACCTTGGTCACCAACGGGCAGGTCGCGTCGATGGTGTCCAGGTTGCGCTCGGCCGCCTGGGCGTGGACCGCCGGGGAGACGCCGTGGGCGGAGAAGATCACGCGGGCGCCCTCGGGCACCTCATCGGTCTCCTCGACGAAGATCGCACCCCGCTTGGAGAGCGTCTCCACGACGAACTTGTTGTGCACGATCTCCTTGCGCACGTAGATCGGGGCGCCATAGTGGTCCAGCGCCTGCTCGACCGCTTCGACAGCCCGATCGACCCCCGCGCAGTAGCCGCGGGGGGCAGCGAGAAGGATGCGCTTAGCAGAAGTCGTCACACATCGAGTCTACGTGTCAGGTCCAGGTCCCGGTCGGCGCAGCCGTGTGGGATCAACCACCCGAAGCGCAGCCCGCCCCTACCCCGCGGACCGGTGGTCGCGCCCCCGGCGGTAGGCCAGCCGGCGCAGCAGACTCTCGGCCGGACCCCGCCAGCCGCGCCGTTCCCACAGGTACGCCAGTGCCGCGAGCGCCGCCCACCCTGCGATCGCCACGGCGGCCACACCCGCGCTGTTCAGCTCGGCCCCCAGTCCCAGACCCCAGGCGCTGAGCAGCGGAGCGAAGATCACCGACTGCCCGAGATAGCTCGACAGCGAACGCTTCCCGACCGCCCTGATCGCCACCAGCGGTGCGCTCGTGGACGCGGAGGCACGCAGCCGTTCGGCCAGGAGGGTGAGCAGCGCGACGTAGCCGAGCCCGCCGAAGAGGCCCGTCAGGGTCTGGGTCAGCATGAAGATCCACGACTGGTGCGCTCCCAGCTCGATGACACCGACGTGGGTGAGGGCGTTCGGGATCCCGCCCAGCACGCCGACGCTCACACCGATCGCGGCCGTACGCCGCAGGAGCCGCCCGTGCCGGCGGGGGTGCTCCAGGATCTGGCGGCGCGCAGCCCAGAAGGCCAGCAGCATCATCACCGGCACCACCAGACCGAAGATGCCCTGCCCGAGCGCGATCACCGGCCAGGTCGCCAACCGCAGCAGGACGGAGGTCAGGTAGTTCTCCTCCCCGCTCAGGGCCGCCGGGTCGGCGAACCCGGACTTCTCGAATGCGGGATCGGCCGGGATGTGGGGCAGCGAGAGCAGCCCCAGCGCCGTGACCAGCGCCAGCAGGCTCGTCAGCACGGCCGCCCAGATGAGCAGGGTCCGGTCCAGGCGCCGGAAGAAGATCGCCACGATGAGCAGGCCGACCAGACCATAGGCGCCGACGATGTCGCCGAACCACAGCAGCGCCGCGTGGACCGCACCGAAGACGACCATCCACCAGTGCCGTCGGCGCAGAATCGCTCGCGCGGCGGCGTCGGTGACGCCGGCCTCCACCTGCCGCCGGTACAGCTGCACGATGCCGTACCCGAACAGGAAGGCGAACAACGGGTAGATCCGGTAGTCGACGCCGACGATCAGCGCGAACTGCACGACGCGGTCGACCGTGGACCCTTCCGTCGGATGGGCCGACGTCATCGCCGAACCGTGACCGTAGAGGAGCCAAGGCGTGTTGGCCAGGGCGATGAGCAGCAGCATCAGGCCGCGCGCCAGGTCCGGTGCGAGGGCTCGCTCGGTTCCGGTCACAGGTCCGCGGGCCGCAGTGGCGATCGACTCGGTCATGCCTGCAGCGTGCCAACCGGGCGGCCGCGCGCACATCCGCCGTCAGGAGGATCTGCCGGCGAGACCTCGATGTCGGCGGGATGGGGCAGGCTAGAGCGATGCAGTCAGCTGAGCCGCCCTCTGGCGCCGCCCCCGTCGGCGATCTGCCCGCCCGGGCACTGGACACCACCGCCGAACAACCCTGGCCGGTCCGGCTGCTCTCGGCGAAGATCGCCGACTACGTCAACAAGATGGCTCCGGTGTGGGTGGAGGGGCAGCTCGTCCAGGTCAACGCCCACAACGCCTCCGCCAGCGCCTACCTGACGCTGCGCGACACCGACGTCGACATGTCGCTGAATGTGACGATGCTCAAGCGCCTGCTGCTCGCGGCCGGAACCGCGATCGAGGAGGGATCGCACGTGGTCGTGCGCGCCAAGCCGTCCTTCTGGACCAAACGCGGCACGCTCAGCCTGCGCGCCACCGACATCCGCGCGATCGGTCTCGGCGAGCTGTTGGCCCGCATCGAGCACCTCAAGCGGATCCTGGCCGCCGAAGGGCTGTTCGACACCGAACGCAAGCGACCGCTGCCGTTCCTGCCCACGCGGGTGGGGCTGATCTGCGGGCGCGACGCCAAGGCCAAGCACGACGTCCTCGTGAACGCCTCCGCCCGCTGGCCGCAGGTGCAGTTCGAGGTGCGGGAGGTGGCGGTGCAGGGTCCAAGCAGCGTCGGCGAGGTGAGCCGGGCCATCGCCCAGCTCGACGCGAATCCCGAGGTCGACGTCATCGTGGTGGCACGTGGTGGTGGTTCGGTCGAGGACCTGCTGCCCTTCTCGAACGAGACGATGGTGCGGGCGGCCGCCGCCTGCCGCACCCCACTGGTGGCCGCGATCGGGCATGAGACGGACTGCCCGCTCCTGGACCTGGTCGCGGACTATCGCGCCTCCACACCCACCGACGCGGCCAGGCGCATCGTGCCCGACATGGCCACCGAGCTCACCCGGATCACCCAGACCCGCGCCCGGATGGCAGGTGCACTGCGCCAGCGGCTCGCGCTCGAGTCCGACCGCCTGACGGCGCTGCGCTCGCGACCTGTCCTCGCTCAGCCACTGGTGCTCGTGACCAGCAGAGCCGACCACGTCCACCAGTGGCGCACCCGGAGCCGGGTGGCCTTCGCCGCGCGGCTGGACCGCGCGGGCGGGGAGGTGTCCAACCTCCGGACGGCGTTGCGCACCCTCTCCCCCGACGCCACCCTCCGGCGGGGGTACGCGGTGCTGCGCCATCAGGAGGG
Above is a window of Ruania suaedae DNA encoding:
- a CDS encoding DUF418 domain-containing protein, yielding MTESIATAARGPVTGTERALAPDLARGLMLLLIALANTPWLLYGHGSAMTSAHPTEGSTVDRVVQFALIVGVDYRIYPLFAFLFGYGIVQLYRRQVEAGVTDAAARAILRRRHWWMVVFGAVHAALLWFGDIVGAYGLVGLLIVAIFFRRLDRTLLIWAAVLTSLLALVTALGLLSLPHIPADPAFEKSGFADPAALSGEENYLTSVLLRLATWPVIALGQGIFGLVVPVMMLLAFWAARRQILEHPRRHGRLLRRTAAIGVSVGVLGGIPNALTHVGVIELGAHQSWIFMLTQTLTGLFGGLGYVALLTLLAERLRASASTSAPLVAIRAVGKRSLSSYLGQSVIFAPLLSAWGLGLGAELNSAGVAAVAIAGWAALAALAYLWERRGWRGPAESLLRRLAYRRGRDHRSAG
- the xseA gene encoding exodeoxyribonuclease VII large subunit, with translation MQSAEPPSGAAPVGDLPARALDTTAEQPWPVRLLSAKIADYVNKMAPVWVEGQLVQVNAHNASASAYLTLRDTDVDMSLNVTMLKRLLLAAGTAIEEGSHVVVRAKPSFWTKRGTLSLRATDIRAIGLGELLARIEHLKRILAAEGLFDTERKRPLPFLPTRVGLICGRDAKAKHDVLVNASARWPQVQFEVREVAVQGPSSVGEVSRAIAQLDANPEVDVIVVARGGGSVEDLLPFSNETMVRAAAACRTPLVAAIGHETDCPLLDLVADYRASTPTDAARRIVPDMATELTRITQTRARMAGALRQRLALESDRLTALRSRPVLAQPLVLVTSRADHVHQWRTRSRVAFAARLDRAGGEVSNLRTALRTLSPDATLRRGYAVLRHQEGTVVRDPAEVAVGEDLRALVAGGELSVSVRGTGATRENRT
- a CDS encoding 4-hydroxy-3-methylbut-2-enyl diphosphate reductase — protein: MTTSAKRILLAAPRGYCAGVDRAVEAVEQALDHYGAPIYVRKEIVHNKFVVETLSKRGAIFVEETDEVPEGARVIFSAHGVSPAVHAQAAERNLDTIDATCPLVTKVHKEAVRFAKGDYDILLIGHDGHEEVEGTAGEAPEHIQLVDGPDAVDQVTVRDPERVVWLSQTTLSVDETMETVRRLREKFPSLQDPPSDDICYATQNRQVAVKKIAPDADVMIVVGSANSSNSVRLVEVALEAGARSSYRVDTAEDLDPAWFEGARSVGLSSGASVPEILVRDVISRLEEWGFGDIDEVRTATEDLMFSLPRELRADLKKAGAPAGQPARGSRRSLDVSVG